In Pseudomonadota bacterium, the DNA window CTCATAAAGACTGTTGTACAGTAAAGAACAATCCCTATCATAGCGATAATCGTTCCCCCACATATAATGGTCTTGCCCTGACGAAGTCTCGCAATGGCGGGAACCGGTTTTTTCTCCTGTCTCTCACGAACCATTTCGTAAGGTACAACAACATCTTTTTCTGTATTTTGTATATCAGTCATATTTTTTCTCTCCTTTTATTTTGGCCGGATTCTGTAATTTTACAGTCTGACCGGCATGATTTGATAAAAAGCAGTAAGGCATAGAGTGGACGTTTCAACATACTCATAAAAGTCAGTGACCACGCGGCAAGCCCTGCGGTCAGAAAAATTCGCGCAATCAGATATAACGGCGTCAGATCAAAAATTTTCCCCATTTTATAGGTACAGACCGCATACATACCGAGGGGGAAGACCAAACCCCAGTAAAGCGGGTCATAAGTAAAGGCAAATTTACGGATACCGTGACGCCAGATTCCCAAAATCAGCAACATCGGGATCCACCATGTCGCTGTTGCCCAGTAAAGCGCAGTAAAGCCTTTTATAAAAGGCAGCATATCCTGCATATGACCGGTCTCACCGACGGCAAAAATAAAATTTGCCCCTGCCAGAGTCGAAATCGCTACCGACCCCATATTAATCCAATATGGCGGTATCAGATCGGATGGAGCAAAACGAAAGAACATATAACGGTAAAAAATCAGCGAGATAATCCAGATATATAGCATCCCGCCAAATAGCCAGAAGGATAAAAGCATCATCATCATAAAGGCTTCTCCGCCGGGTATAGCAGGTAAAATCATCGCTCCAAGGACACAAACAGATTGCGTCGCAACAACTGCGACCAGCCAGCCGCCATTAATCCCTTCTTCTATCTGGGGTTTTTTCTCCTGCACGGCCAATAGCACGAAAAGACTATAGGTACACAGCACCCACAATCCGACTCCCAGCCACCAGAATAGTAATGCGGCCTCCCGGTCTCCGGCCAACAGCCAGAACTGTGATCCCAGAACATTGGTGGCAGCAACCATCGTAAAGAAGCCAAAACCGCGTTTATGAGACAACCAGTCCCCTAGAAACTGCTTTGGGAACATGACCAGCCGTGTCGTATAAAGTCCCCATAAAACAGCATAACTGATGATATTGATGACAAAAAGAATGCTCGCCAGTATATCCATACCAAAAAGATGACAGGCGATTGAAACAATTCCGGTCGCCATAACCATAGCAAAATAGGCGGGGTGCAGATTTTCAATCCGTTTGCGGAGGAAGCCTCTTGTTCTATCTTTTAATACATTCGTATCATCCATAACTTCTATTATAAGCTATAGATGGCATGATCCGTTATCGGCAGATCACGCTTTTTTCTGTCGGAAAAGGCGGAAATCCGCGTCAGAAAAGACTGACAAGACCCTGATAAAAATCTCAGGCCAGACCATTCTGTACGGCGTAGCGGATTAAATCGGCATTCGAATTCATATCCATTTTTTCAAGGATTCGCGTCCGGTAGGTACTAACAGTTTTGACGCTGATTGCCAATCTATCGGCAATTTCAGTCATAGCAACACCCGCGGCGATCATTAAAAATACTTCATGTTCACGAGCCGATAAACGCGCATGCGGTACTGTTTCACCCTCTTGCCCTGATGAGAGATAATCAGCCAGGCTTTCCGTCATCAGCGGCGTAATATATTTCTTCCCCGATAAAATCGTATGAACAGCCTTAATCAATTCTTCGGGAGCATGTTCTTTCGTTAAATAACCGTCAGCACCGCCACGCAATGCTTGCAAAACAAACTGCCGGTCATTATACATGCTGAGAATTAGAATCGGCGCTGCGGCTTTCTTTTCTTTAAGACGCGGCAGGATATTCAGGCTGTTTTTATCACCCATTGCCACATCCAGAATAATGATATTCCAGTCTTGCTTGCTGTTTTTTTTCAATACTTCCGCGCAGGACTCCGCCTCCTCGATAACAGCTTCCGGAAATTCCTCTTCCAGAATATGCCGCAAACCCGAGCGAAACATGGCATGATCATCCGCCAGAAGTATATCCATTTCTTTCTCCTTGTCCTAAAGCCTGTCTTCTGTATGCGATACAGCAACAGAAACAACCGTCCCGTTACCGGGGCTGCTTTCAATCGAAAATGTCCCGCCGACAAGATGCGCCCTTTCCTTCATACCGGCAATCCCTAATGCCTCCTGCCGGATTGCCGCCATATCAAAACCGCAACCGTCATCCCGTATCATCAAAAGCGTTTTTCCATCTGCCCGCGATATATCTATTGTTATGAGGCGCGCACCGGCATAGCGTACGGCATTGGTCAGCGCCTCTTGCGTAATCCTGTACAGCGCTGTCGCCGCAACCCAGTCAAGACCTTCTGCACAATTTTCATCCGTATTCACCTCAATGGCCGGACCATTATCTTTCTCAATTTCTGCGGCCAGAATTTTCACAGCTGCAGCAAATCCCACCTTATCCAGCACCGGAGGGCGCAAATCTGATGCAATACGGCGAATAAAATCGACAGAAGCGTCAATTTTTCCACATACTGACAGGATTGTTTGATCAAAAGATTTCTTTGACTGCTTTTCAAAAGAACAGGCTTGGCATATTTTCTTAAAACCGGTGATATCGATTTTCAGACTTGTCAGCACCTGACCGACTTCATCATGGAGGTCACGTGCAATTCTTTTCGCTTCTTCCTCGCGTGCGAAATGCAGGCGGCGCGTCAACAGATCAAGGCGATCATAAGCCAATTGCAGCTCCTTATGGCGCGCCGTCAGCGATTCTGCCATATGGTTAAAAGTACGCGCCATTTCCTGCAATTCCCCCTGCCCCATTGGAACAGGCGCCCGCGCCCCGGCTTTCCCCTTACCGAACTGGCGCATTGCTACAGATAGCCCCCGTAAATAGCGGATCAATGCAACTTCTTCAAAAAGCAGTACCAGAAAAACTGTAAAAACGGTAAAGAGTGACAACCAGCCGATCAGACGATAAAAAACCCGGTTGGCTTTTTGATATATCTGGCGGTAAGGAATACCGAAAGCGACCGACAGTCCCGGCAATCCTTCCATCTCCGCCAAAACAAGCGGCTGACTACTTTGACCGATCACAACCGGAATTGTGGTTTTATTCTTACGATTTTCTTCTGAAAGCGCGGGAATCAGCATTCCCGGCAAAACAGTTATGCGGTCAGGCTGCGCCGAACCGGCAAGAACGCGCCCCTCCCTATCCACAATAAAAAGCAGGTAATCCGTTTCAAATTCGATAATATTCGTCAAACGGTTAAACCACTGCAAATCAATCGCGACAAAAATAATTTTTTGCACCTCTTCCTCCGCATTGCGGACGGCATAGGCCAGATGCAGGATCGGTTTTTTTACAATCGGGCCGATCACATAAAGCCCCGTCTCGATCTCGCGGGACAGTAAAGCTCTTTGAATGGCGTCATAATTCCCCATATTCAAGGATTCCGGCAACGGATGCGCGCTATTCAGAACATTCCCTTCGGGCGACAGAACCGCAATATTGGCAAGCTGCGGGTATCCTGCCAGCAATGCGGCAAGAAATGCGGAATCTTCGGCACCTTCTCCCAGATTTAGGCGGTCAACCAGCCATAGTAACAACGTCTTCGCGCCGGAAATCTGATAAAAATGTTCGCGTGAGACTAGCTTGACCATATGGCGCGCATCTTCTTCCATCCGTTGCAGAGCGGCGTTCCGTTCATTATTGGCGATGTAGAGTGTAAATAAAATTGCAGGCAATGTTGCCAGAAAAACCAACATTACAAGACGGCCGCGCAAAGACAATGCAATCGAAAGAACTCTTCCCATTTAAGAGGAATAACATACAACAAGACAACGCAGATTGATTTGGATCAATCAGCACGCCCATAACACACTTGACAGAATCCGCGAATCGGACTTACACTGAAAACATGACAAATGCGAGACAATCATTCCGCGCCATGATGCGCATGATGACCCCCGGCAGGGCTTAACCCTCTGCCGGCAAAGCGGATGTCGCGCTTTTTTTCACCCAGCACATTCCAAAAATCAAAAAATTTAAACCGTTGAAACAGGGCTTTTGACAGCTTTTGCGATGTTTCGATTTTTATTTGGGATGTGAAAAAATGTCACGACAAGACAATACAAAAACAATCACGATTATCGGCGGCGGGCTTTCCGGCCTGACCGTTTTTTATGAACAGGTGAAAGCCTATCAATCCGCGCCGCAGGATGCGCCGGATTTGCACATCAACTGGATTGAAAAATCCGGAAATTTCGGCGCAGGTATTGCCTATAATGCCGATGATGATGTCTTTCTTTTGAACCAGCCCGCCAAGCTGATGTCGCCTTTTGCGGATGACCCGCAGCATTTCACGCGCTGGCTGGAGAAGAACGATCCCGGCAGTGACGAGGACAGTTTCGTGCCGCGCCGCCTGTATCGCCGCTATCTGGATGAGTTATTGAATGACGCGCTGGAAACAGCGAAACAAAGCGGCGGCAAGCTGAAAACAAGCTTGATCTCCGCCGCCGCCGATGACCTCACCCCGCAACAAAACGGCAGCTACCGCATCACGCTCAAAAGCGGGCTAACGCTTGGCAGTGACGCCGTCATTCTGGCCACAGGTCATTTGCTAAACCGTGACTGGCAGCATTTGCGAGGGGCACCGCATTATCAGCAATCCCCTTTTCACAAGGCCGATATCGCGCGCGAAGTTAACACCGCCACAGGCAATATCGGCATTATCGGCACGGGGCAAAGCATGATGGATTGTCTCGCCGCGCTGGAGGCAATCGGCACAAAGGAGAAAATCTATCTATTCTCCCGCGATAATATTCTTCCCTGGGAATTTGATCCGAAAAAATTCGGCGATGATACACCGCGTTATGAACTGCAATATCTGACACCGGAAAATATCAGCGCGGACAGCGATTTTAATGTCTTAAAAAACAACTTTGCCAAGGAAATCAAAAATGCCGCAGCAGGCGGTTTCACCCTCGGCCATGTGCTGACGGGGTTTGATAAACAGGGGTTTTTAAAAGCCGCCGCGCATCACCCCAAAGGCGGGGACATCCGCAAATTCACCGGATTGATTGATAAATATTACGCCAATCCGACCACGCCGGAACGCTTCCGCCTGTTCCAAAAATTACAGAAGAACGGACAGGTCGAAATCATCCGGCAGGAGATCAATGCCGACAGTTTGCGGCAGGATGCGGATGGCGGTTTTACTATCGGCGGCAAGGTGAAAATCGCGCATCTGTTCAATTCCGCCGCGCTGGGGCGCAGCGCCTTTGATAAAAACGGGTTGCCTGTCGATAAACTCGCCCGCGCCGCCGACAGCGCGGGGGCATTGGCGCGGCACCCGAAAGACAAGGCCTCGATCCGCCCCGGTCTGCAAAACCGCGCCGGATTATACGTCACCGGCCCACAAACCAACGCCACAAGATGGGGCGTTGAAACCTTCCGCGAACACAGCCGCGATGCGGCGCGGGAGGCGCTCTCTTACGTCTTAACTTTACCCGCAACAACAAATAACCAAAGCAATAACCAAGAAAACAGAAAGGAAAACAACCATGTCAAAGATCGAAAAATTTCAGCAGGAACGCACGGAATATAACGAAATTCTGGCGAAATACGCCAATTCCAGCCAGAAGCGTTTTTACGGGCTGGATGCCAAAACCTATGAGCAAGGCGCTCTGGATAAAAAAACCAAAGAACTGCTGGGCTTCACCGCCTCGCTGGTTTTGCGCTGTGATGACTGCATTCTTTACCATTTGATCGAATGCCACAAGGCAGGCGTGACATCTGAGGAACTCGCCGATGCCGTCTCGATCGGGCTGCTGGTCGGCGGCTCCATCACCATCCCGCATGTCCGCCGCGCCATGGCGGTCTGGGATAAAGAACTGGCACTGGTGGAAAACAGCGCGGCGGCATAAAACCCGCCCACTTCCTCCCCCACGGAAAAGCGGCAGATTCATTTTGACAATATCGCCTGTTGCGGTATATGTTACGCAATCTGTCTTGAATTTTAAAACAGACAGTCTTTTTATACGGCAAGGCGCAAGGAGTGCCGTGTACAAATCGTACACAAACGACGCAGCAACGATGTCCGTATGAAAAGAATGCTTTGTTTTGGCGCGGTGGCAGAGTGGTCATGCAGAGGACTGCAAATCCTCGTACGCCGGTTCGATTCCGGCCCGTGCCTCCAACAAACAAAACACCTCTTAAATGTTTGGTACTTTTCCTAAATGGCTACAGATAAACAGAAACTCGGACAATTTGGAGAAAAACGTGTTGTCAGTAAATGTTTCTGCCCGAAGTGTAAAAACGCATCTACCTTAAAGCTACTACCAACCAATTTTAAATGTGCTGATATAATTTGTGATTTTTGTGGATACTTGGCACAAGTTAAAACCAGCCAAGTTAATGATGTTTCTATACTACCTAAAAAGATTTTAGGAGCAGCGTGGAAACCCCAAAAAGAACGCATGACGGCAGGAATATATTTCCCCCTTTTTCTTGTGCTGGTAAATAAAACCAACCATAAAGACGCCGCGATTTACTACTTGTCCGCAGACTTACAAAGCCCAGAAATTTTTGTTCCTAGAAAAAAACTCAGTGAACAGGCAAAAAGAGCCGGCTGGCAAGGCTTTTTATATGATACTGAAACCGTATCCGAAAGCTTCGTTCGATTATTTTGACACCTAATATACTTTCTGTTTTTTCCCACTCATGCTAGCCTAAAGACCTACTTCAGCACTTTTAGGAAACGCCTTTGGTCAAAATCATCGGACATCGCGGGCAGCGGCATGACAAAACCACGGATGACAATTCGCTGGCGGCTTTCGAAACCGCGTTCAAAAACTGTGACGGGATTGAAACCGATGTTTCCGTTTCCGCTGACGGTACGCCGTTTTTAATCCATGATATCGGGCGGCTGAAAATTCCGAAACTGTATGACCGCACCGTCAATATGCTGAAATACTGCCTTGACCGCGCCTCCGCCAAAACCTTAAAAGGCCGCCGTATTGACCAGATCAATGATGCCGCAATCAGCGTGCTGCGCCTGAAAAAAGGCGCAAAAATTCCGCGCCTGTCGGAGCTCTTCGCGCTGGCGGCGAAATATCCCGGTAAAGAGATTGATATTGAACTGAAAGGCGCGGATGCGCTGCGCCCCGTTTTAAAGGAAATTGACAAAGCCGTCAAAAAAGGACAAATCAAACGCAGTCAGATTACGCTGACCTCCTTTGACATTCACGCCATTGCAGAGGCCGCACAGCTTGCCCCCGACATCCGCCGCGGCGTGATTTTCTCCGGCAAGGGGAAAGGCAGTACAGAGATTTACCCGTGGAAAAAGGACAAAACACGCTGCTATACCTCCTTTAACAATACCGCCGTCAAAAGCCCCGCCATGCAGGCCGCCGCCCCCGATGTCGCCGTGATGCATGCCTCCGCCATTAGCGCAAAGAAAATCAAAATGCTGAAAGACCGGTTCCCTTCCATAAAAATCGCCATATGGGAATCGGCAAAAAAACCGCCCGCCAGGAATAAAGCGTTGAAAAAGGTTTTATCCGACCAGAAAACCGCGCCGCATATCAGCGCCGTTATCACCGACCATCCAAAAGAACTGGCAAAAATAACGGCGCAAAACCGCAGAAAACCTTAACCGCGCCTCCTGCACAAAATTTGCACAAAATTACCTTATACGTGTCACACCGATGCCACATCATTCTGGCATTCTCGTAGACATGAACGCGATTGATTTGAAAAATATTTGTTGCTCCTTTCTGACCCATGAACCCTTTACGGGTTTCAGCATGGCGCTGACGGTTCTGGGTATCCTGACGGGCGAGGTCTATTTGCGCCGCACCCGCCTGCAGGAAAAGGAGATGTTTCAGGATTTTTGTGCCTTGCTTTATGTCTTGGCTATTTTGGTGCATAACCGTCCCCCCATGGATGGCGAGGTAAAGCATGACGCATAGCCTCGCCATCCGTTCGGTTTCTTTAAAATTTGTTTTATGCCTTTTTACGATTGTCTTGGCGGATTTTCTGTTCTTCCGCCAACCCGCGGGGTGGACCGCCGGGTTGTTCGCTGCCACTGTGTTACTCCTGACGCTATCGGCACATCTGCAAATCCTGCGAACACCCGGCGGAAAGCCTCTGCTTTTTTTAACCGCGCTATTGCTGCCCGCCATGATCTACCGGCCGGGGATATTGCCGCTATTCATGTTTCTTCTCGGGCTTGGCTCACTCTTAATTCTTGCCAAACGGGGGCGGATTCACGATGCCGCCGCATGGCTGCGTGATTTGCGTTATATGGCGCTGCGTTTTTTTACACGCTGGTATCGTGACAGCCGTGTTCTGGCCGCCATCCGCCGCAAACGCGGCACGCGGCTGTGGCAGGGCATTTCCTATTGCCTGATGCCTGCCGTTTTTACGATTGCCTTTCTTTGGCTTTTTACCAAAGCCAATCCTGTCTTTGCCGCTTTTTTCGATCACCTCAATCTGCGCCTCTCTCTGCTCTCCCAACCCTTCGGGCGCTGGTTTTTCTGGGGTCTGACGGGAAGCGCGGTCTGGAGTCTTTTGCGCCCGAAACTGCCGAAAACCAAACCTCCTTCCTTCGCGCAAAAGGCAGATGAGGGAAACCGGACCGGGAGTCTTGATGAGAACAAATGGGCCACCCCCCGCTCTCTGTCGGTTTCCCTCATCATTTTTAACACATTATTCGCATTGCAAAATACCAGCGATATCGCCTATCTGTGGCGCGGCATCAAACTGCCCGACGGTATGAGCTATGCGCAATATGCCCATGCCGGCGCTTATCCGCTGATTGTCACCGCCCTGCTGGCTGCCGGATATATTCTGATCTGTTTCAATGATACAAAACGCCGCGGCAAATTCAACGCGGCGGAAAAACTGGTACTGCTGTGGATTGCGCAAAATATCTTTCTGGTTTTCTCGGCAATGAACAGGCTGCTTCAATATATTGATGCCTATTCGCTGACCTCTTTGCGCATCGCCGCGCTGATCTGGATGCTGCTGGTCGCAGGCGGGCTGGCGCTGATCACCATCCGCGTCTTTTGCGGTAAACGTAATCAATGGCTGGTCAATATGAATGTCATCGCCCTGCTGGCGGTTTTATACGGCAGCTGTTTTGTCAATTTTGACCGCATCATCGCGCAATATAATGTGCATCATGCCCGCGAAATTACCGGCAATACCGAAAAATCATATTTTGATTTTTACTATATGAACCGTCTGGGCGCGGAATCAATCGCCGCATTGGAATGGTTTCAGTATAACGCCAATTTAACACCCGGTAACCGCCGCTTGCTGCAGGATAATCTTTCCTATCAGAAAACCCGTCTAAAAAATGATGTCCAAAACTGGCGGTCATGGACATTGCAGAAACATCTTTTGGCGCAAAAACACGGATTGATAAACGCCGCTTATTGACCGCAAGCCGCGCCGCGCCTATGATACCGCCGTATAACGGAGCATGAAAGACTGTAAACAATCATGGCAAAAACGATTCTTGTTGTTGATGACGATCCCCATATCCGCGATGTTGTGGTTTTCGCGCTGGAAAAGGCCGGCATGAAAACCCTGTCCGCCGCCAACGGGACGGAGGCGCTTTCCTGCGCCGCCGCGCAAAAACCCGACCTGATCGTGCTGGATATTTCCATGCCGGAAATGGACGGGCTGGATGTCTGCCGCCAGATTCGCAAAACCAGCGATATGCCTGTGCTTTTTCTATCCTCCCGCGATGAGGAAATCGACAAAATCATCGGGCTTGAAATCGGCGGCGATGACTACGTTACAAAGCCTTTCAGCCCGCGTGAGCTGGTTGCCCGCGTCAATGTTATTCTGAAACGCACAATGCCGTCCGGGCAATCCGCCGCCGATGATCCACCGCAATTCACCCGCGGTGCCGTGTCTTTAAACACGCAGAATTATACCGCCACGGCAAAGAGCAGCCATATCGCCCTGACGGCAACGGAATTCCAGCTATTGGCGGCCCTTCTGAAACATCCCGAAAAAATCTTTACCCGTGACGAATTGATGGATCATGCCTATGGCGTCAATATGATTGTCAGCGATCGCACCATCGATAGCCATATTCGCCGCATCCGGCAAAAATTCGCCGCATCCGGTCTGGCGGATGTGATTGCCACCAGTCACGGCATCGGCTACAAGCTTGGCTCATGTCTTTAGAACCGCAAAAAAGAACCGTTTTCCGCCTGCACACCGTCTTCGGGGCGATTCTGCTTTTCGTGTTATTACTGCCGCTCAGCGGTGCCTATCTGTTCCGCATTTACGAAAATGATCTTGTCCGCCAGA includes these proteins:
- a CDS encoding C4-dicarboxylate ABC transporter, producing MDDTNVLKDRTRGFLRKRIENLHPAYFAMVMATGIVSIACHLFGMDILASILFVINIISYAVLWGLYTTRLVMFPKQFLGDWLSHKRGFGFFTMVAATNVLGSQFWLLAGDREAALLFWWLGVGLWVLCTYSLFVLLAVQEKKPQIEEGINGGWLVAVVATQSVCVLGAMILPAIPGGEAFMMMMLLSFWLFGGMLYIWIISLIFYRYMFFRFAPSDLIPPYWINMGSVAISTLAGANFIFAVGETGHMQDMLPFIKGFTALYWATATWWIPMLLILGIWRHGIRKFAFTYDPLYWGLVFPLGMYAVCTYKMGKIFDLTPLYLIARIFLTAGLAAWSLTFMSMLKRPLYALLLFIKSCRSDCKITESGQNKRREKI
- a CDS encoding response regulator transcription factor gives rise to the protein MDILLADDHAMFRSGLRHILEEEFPEAVIEEAESCAEVLKKNSKQDWNIIILDVAMGDKNSLNILPRLKEKKAAAPILILSMYNDRQFVLQALRGGADGYLTKEHAPEELIKAVHTILSGKKYITPLMTESLADYLSSGQEGETVPHARLSAREHEVFLMIAAGVAMTEIADRLAISVKTVSTYRTRILEKMDMNSNADLIRYAVQNGLA
- a CDS encoding HAMP domain-containing protein, with the translated sequence MLVFLATLPAILFTLYIANNERNAALQRMEEDARHMVKLVSREHFYQISGAKTLLLWLVDRLNLGEGAEDSAFLAALLAGYPQLANIAVLSPEGNVLNSAHPLPESLNMGNYDAIQRALLSREIETGLYVIGPIVKKPILHLAYAVRNAEEEVQKIIFVAIDLQWFNRLTNIIEFETDYLLFIVDREGRVLAGSAQPDRITVLPGMLIPALSEENRKNKTTIPVVIGQSSQPLVLAEMEGLPGLSVAFGIPYRQIYQKANRVFYRLIGWLSLFTVFTVFLVLLFEEVALIRYLRGLSVAMRQFGKGKAGARAPVPMGQGELQEMARTFNHMAESLTARHKELQLAYDRLDLLTRRLHFAREEEAKRIARDLHDEVGQVLTSLKIDITGFKKICQACSFEKQSKKSFDQTILSVCGKIDASVDFIRRIASDLRPPVLDKVGFAAAVKILAAEIEKDNGPAIEVNTDENCAEGLDWVAATALYRITQEALTNAVRYAGARLITIDISRADGKTLLMIRDDGCGFDMAAIRQEALGIAGMKERAHLVGGTFSIESSPGNGTVVSVAVSHTEDRL
- a CDS encoding FAD/NAD(P)-binding protein; the encoded protein is MSRQDNTKTITIIGGGLSGLTVFYEQVKAYQSAPQDAPDLHINWIEKSGNFGAGIAYNADDDVFLLNQPAKLMSPFADDPQHFTRWLEKNDPGSDEDSFVPRRLYRRYLDELLNDALETAKQSGGKLKTSLISAAADDLTPQQNGSYRITLKSGLTLGSDAVILATGHLLNRDWQHLRGAPHYQQSPFHKADIAREVNTATGNIGIIGTGQSMMDCLAALEAIGTKEKIYLFSRDNILPWEFDPKKFGDDTPRYELQYLTPENISADSDFNVLKNNFAKEIKNAAAGGFTLGHVLTGFDKQGFLKAAAHHPKGGDIRKFTGLIDKYYANPTTPERFRLFQKLQKNGQVEIIRQEINADSLRQDADGGFTIGGKVKIAHLFNSAALGRSAFDKNGLPVDKLARAADSAGALARHPKDKASIRPGLQNRAGLYVTGPQTNATRWGVETFREHSRDAAREALSYVLTLPATTNNQSNNQENRKENNHVKDRKISAGTHGI
- a CDS encoding carboxymuconolactone decarboxylase family protein: MSKIEKFQQERTEYNEILAKYANSSQKRFYGLDAKTYEQGALDKKTKELLGFTASLVLRCDDCILYHLIECHKAGVTSEELADAVSIGLLVGGSITIPHVRRAMAVWDKELALVENSAAA
- a CDS encoding glycerophosphodiester phosphodiesterase, with the translated sequence MVKIIGHRGQRHDKTTDDNSLAAFETAFKNCDGIETDVSVSADGTPFLIHDIGRLKIPKLYDRTVNMLKYCLDRASAKTLKGRRIDQINDAAISVLRLKKGAKIPRLSELFALAAKYPGKEIDIELKGADALRPVLKEIDKAVKKGQIKRSQITLTSFDIHAIAEAAQLAPDIRRGVIFSGKGKGSTEIYPWKKDKTRCYTSFNNTAVKSPAMQAAAPDVAVMHASAISAKKIKMLKDRFPSIKIAIWESAKKPPARNKALKKVLSDQKTAPHISAVITDHPKELAKITAQNRRKP
- a CDS encoding DUF4173 domain-containing protein, giving the protein MTHSLAIRSVSLKFVLCLFTIVLADFLFFRQPAGWTAGLFAATVLLLTLSAHLQILRTPGGKPLLFLTALLLPAMIYRPGILPLFMFLLGLGSLLILAKRGRIHDAAAWLRDLRYMALRFFTRWYRDSRVLAAIRRKRGTRLWQGISYCLMPAVFTIAFLWLFTKANPVFAAFFDHLNLRLSLLSQPFGRWFFWGLTGSAVWSLLRPKLPKTKPPSFAQKADEGNRTGSLDENKWATPRSLSVSLIIFNTLFALQNTSDIAYLWRGIKLPDGMSYAQYAHAGAYPLIVTALLAAGYILICFNDTKRRGKFNAAEKLVLLWIAQNIFLVFSAMNRLLQYIDAYSLTSLRIAALIWMLLVAGGLALITIRVFCGKRNQWLVNMNVIALLAVLYGSCFVNFDRIIAQYNVHHAREITGNTEKSYFDFYYMNRLGAESIAALEWFQYNANLTPGNRRLLQDNLSYQKTRLKNDVQNWRSWTLQKHLLAQKHGLINAAY
- a CDS encoding response regulator transcription factor; its protein translation is MAKTILVVDDDPHIRDVVVFALEKAGMKTLSAANGTEALSCAAAQKPDLIVLDISMPEMDGLDVCRQIRKTSDMPVLFLSSRDEEIDKIIGLEIGGDDYVTKPFSPRELVARVNVILKRTMPSGQSAADDPPQFTRGAVSLNTQNYTATAKSSHIALTATEFQLLAALLKHPEKIFTRDELMDHAYGVNMIVSDRTIDSHIRRIRQKFAASGLADVIATSHGIGYKLGSCL